Within Epilithonimonas zeae, the genomic segment TAAATTTTTAAGCTCTCAGAAACAGAAATCAAATTTGCACAATATCCTGTCAGTTATTTGGCATTTAGAAGACCATCCGATAAATTTAGATGGAAGTTACTTGAGAAATATCAACAGCATTCATCTAATAGATTATAAACAGAACCCTTCAGTTGAAGAATTGGAATTAATCAGAGATAAATTTTACGAATTATTTCCTATTAAGGAAGATAAGAGTGTGAATTGGGACAACTATGCAAAAATTATCAGTTGTCTAATTACCTATGGTAAATGCTGGAATGCCAAAGTGACCAATAGCTATGATAATTTGGATTTTGATAATGAAAAAAGAATTGTCCGAGATATCGATGCTGAAGAAGACAAATGCTTTTCAAAATTTTTCGAAAACTATTTGCAGGCCAATAATTTGATAGAGTTAGAAAAAAGAATTCTCATTGAACCTAATTATGATGATCAGACCGAAGAGTGGCTTGATGCAATACAGTGGTATAACTTCCAACTGAAAGAAAAAATGTGGAAGGAAGGATATTATATCGCGGTGGGAAATCATAATCATAGAAAAGCAGATAAACACTTTCCAAATTTTTATCGTTTTGTTAATACCAAAGGAAATTTCAATGGTGGAAATCCAACTATATTGTCTAGCAAAGTAAAAACTGTAAAAAACTAACCCCTATGTCCTACGAATACTCAGAAGATGCATTGATAGAAAACGCTACCGAAGAAGTTTTAAGAGAACTTGGATGGGAAGTTACTACAGCCTGGAAGAATGAAAGTTTTGGAACTGAAGGATTATTAGGTCGTGAGGATAAAGGAGAAGTAATCTTAGAACGATATGTTTTAGAGGCTTTACAGCAGTTAAATCCAGATCTTCCAGAATTAGCATATACACGAGCTTTAGAAAAAATTGTTCAAAAAGAAGCAGATAAAACTATTGCTCAACAAAATAAAGCCAAATATCAATTATTAAAAAATGGTGTTGAGGTTTCGTTTACAAATGAGGAGGGCAAAACCCAAAAGAAAACTTTAAGAATATTTGATTACAAAGATTATTTAAACAATCATTTTCTGGCTGTTCGGCAATTCGAAGTCAATGGCGAGTTACATAATCGTCGTCCTGATGTGATTGGTTTTGTAAATGGTATTCCATTAGTATTCTTCGAGCTTAAATCTCACGCTATCGATCTGCGCTCTGCTTATGAAGATAATTTCAAGGATTATAAAGATACAATCCCTCATTTATTTTATCATAATGCCTTTATAATTTTAAGCAACGGTACAGATGCTAAAGTAGGTACCGTAACCAGTCCATATAAATACTTTCTTGACTGGAAACGTATAACAGAAGATGCTGAAGGAATTGTAAGTTTAGATACAATGCTTAGAGGAACCTGCGCTCCTGAAAACCTGATGGATATTTTCGAGAACTTTTTACTCTTTGATGAAAGCAATGGAAATATTGTAAAGCTAATGGCGAAGAACCACCAGTTCATTGGAGTAAACAGAGTTTTGGAAAATGTGCAAAATATAGATGACCTTGAAGGAAAGTTAGGAGTTTATTGGCACACTCAAGGTTCTGGTAAAACATATTCTATGGTCTTTCTTTGTGAGAAGATACATCGAAAGTTCGGAGGTTCTTACACATTTTTGATTGTTGTCGATCGCACAGAACTGGAAAACCAGGCTTACGATACATTTTCAGGTGTTGGAATTGTTAATAATAAAAATATCATTGCAGGTAAAAAGAAAGGTATAACGGGTAGAGATCATCTGAGAGAATTATTAAGTGAAAATCACAGGTATGTATTTTCATTAATACACAAGTTTTCTATTGATCCTGAGTTAGAAACAGAATACCCACTTATTACAGAAAGAAAAAACATAATTGTAATTTCTGATGAAGCACACCGTACACAAGGTGGTAAATATGCAAGAAATATGAGATTTTTTGGATTGCCTAATGCTTCATATTTAGGATTTACCGGAACTCCCATCATTAAAGAGGAGCAGGAAGTCACAAAGAATATCTTTGGAGAATATGTTTCTGTATATGATTTTAAAAGAGCAATTGAAGATGAAGCAACACTACCATTAAAATATTTGAATCGTGGAGAGCGACTAAATATTGATAATCCTGCATTGGATGAACAAATGGCTGAGATTCTTGAAAATGAAAATCTTGATGAAGATCAGCAAAAGAAATTAGCTTATCTATTTAAAAAAGAATACCCCATACTTACTGCAGAATCGCGTCTGAGAGAGATCGCTAAAGATTTGGTTTGGCATTTTAATGAAAGAGGCTATCAGGGGAAAGCAATGTTGGTAGCACTTGATAAGCCGACAGCGGTTCGGATGTATGATTACATTATGGAATATTGGCCAGAATATCTGACCGAGCTGGAACAAAAAATTGCAGAATCAAAAGACCTTCAGGAAGAGCAGGAATTAAAACGTAAATATAACTTAGTTGCTTCAACGGAGGTTTGTGTTGTCATCAGTTCAGAACAAAATGAAATTGATAAATTCAAAAAAATTAATTTAGATATTGAAATGCATCGTCGCAAAATGGTTGAAAGAAATCTTGAAAAAGAATTTAAAGATGAAGAGCATCCATTCCGATTAGCAATTGTATGTGCGATGTGGATAACAGGATTTGATGCTCCTGCTATTTCAACAGTTTATATTGATAAGCCGATTAAAGGACATACTTTAATGCAAACAATTGCCAGAGCAAACAGGGTGTATGATGATGAAAAAGAAAACGGGCTTATTGTTGATTATGGTAATGTTTACCAACAATTAGAAAAAGCTTATGCAGTTTACGGAGAAGGAGATAAACGTAAAAAAGGAGAAAGGAGTGATAGTCAAAAACCATTCGAGCAGTTAGAAGCAATGTCTGACGAAATCGAGGAAGCCATTTCCGAAGTTGTGGAAATGTTAAAAGAAGAAAATTTTGATTTAGATACTTTAATTGAAGCTACAGCTATGGGAAAAATTGCAGCAGTAAATAACGGAGCCAATGCTGTTTGTAGAAATGACGAATCCCGTGCTAAATTTGAGATAGCGGCTAGAAACGTATTTAGAAAATATAAAGCACTTTTTCCTGAAAAACAGGCAAAAAAATTCACTCCACAATACAATGCTATCGATGCTATTTACAGCAAACTCAATCAAAAAGTAAAAAGTGCTGATGTCACAGAGATTATTTTACGTTTACAGAGTGTGGTCAATGATTCCGTTGTGGTCGATACTGTTCAGGAAAATCCCTATACAATGATAGATTTGTCTAATTTAAATATTGATGCATTAAAAAAAGCATTTGAGAAAATCCCTAGAAAAAATGAATTAGTATATGATCTGAATAAAGCTGTGGAACAAAAATTAGAACAGATGCTTAAAGAGAATCCTTTACGTTTAGAGTTTTATGAACGTTATAAAGAAATTATCGAAGCTTACAATAATGGTAAATCTGAAGTAGAACTTGTACGCAGTTTTGAGCAATTGGCAGCATTTGTTCAATCCCTGTCACAAGAAGAAAAAAGAGCTTATCAAGAAAATTTGGATGAACCTACCTTATCCATTTTTGATCTTTTAATTCAGGATAAAAATTTGGATAAGGAAGAAAGAGAAAAAGTGAAGAAAGTGGCAGCACAAACTTTAGAAATTCTCAAAAATGAAAAGTTAAATATTCCTAATTGGAAAGAAATTCGAGAAGTAAAAGCAGGTGTAAAAACTACTATTTATGAACAGTTATTATGGCTTCCAGAAAATAAATATACTGA encodes:
- a CDS encoding type I restriction endonuclease subunit R → MSYEYSEDALIENATEEVLRELGWEVTTAWKNESFGTEGLLGREDKGEVILERYVLEALQQLNPDLPELAYTRALEKIVQKEADKTIAQQNKAKYQLLKNGVEVSFTNEEGKTQKKTLRIFDYKDYLNNHFLAVRQFEVNGELHNRRPDVIGFVNGIPLVFFELKSHAIDLRSAYEDNFKDYKDTIPHLFYHNAFIILSNGTDAKVGTVTSPYKYFLDWKRITEDAEGIVSLDTMLRGTCAPENLMDIFENFLLFDESNGNIVKLMAKNHQFIGVNRVLENVQNIDDLEGKLGVYWHTQGSGKTYSMVFLCEKIHRKFGGSYTFLIVVDRTELENQAYDTFSGVGIVNNKNIIAGKKKGITGRDHLRELLSENHRYVFSLIHKFSIDPELETEYPLITERKNIIVISDEAHRTQGGKYARNMRFFGLPNASYLGFTGTPIIKEEQEVTKNIFGEYVSVYDFKRAIEDEATLPLKYLNRGERLNIDNPALDEQMAEILENENLDEDQQKKLAYLFKKEYPILTAESRLREIAKDLVWHFNERGYQGKAMLVALDKPTAVRMYDYIMEYWPEYLTELEQKIAESKDLQEEQELKRKYNLVASTEVCVVISSEQNEIDKFKKINLDIEMHRRKMVERNLEKEFKDEEHPFRLAIVCAMWITGFDAPAISTVYIDKPIKGHTLMQTIARANRVYDDEKENGLIVDYGNVYQQLEKAYAVYGEGDKRKKGERSDSQKPFEQLEAMSDEIEEAISEVVEMLKEENFDLDTLIEATAMGKIAAVNNGANAVCRNDESRAKFEIAARNVFRKYKALFPEKQAKKFTPQYNAIDAIYSKLNQKVKSADVTEIILRLQSVVNDSVVVDTVQENPYTMIDLSNLNIDALKKAFEKIPRKNELVYDLNKAVEQKLEQMLKENPLRLEFYERYKEIIEAYNNGKSEVELVRSFEQLAAFVQSLSQEEKRAYQENLDEPTLSIFDLLIQDKNLDKEEREKVKKVAAQTLEILKNEKLNIPNWKEIREVKAGVKTTIYEQLLWLPENKYTDEEVSLKSIAVYQHVYSYSFL